The stretch of DNA GCAGGCGCTGGTCGAGAGGCTCCGGCAGCGCCAGCGCGAGCAATGGCTGGCGGCGAACCGGGACGCCTTCGACGCTTCTAACCAGAAGGTTGAGACTCGGGGTCTTCGGCGATGACCGGAGATCCTTTTGATGCCCCCGTTCTCGCTTCACAGGAACATCCATCCCGAGTCCTTCGCCGCCTGTCCCGATCTCCTGGATATCCAGAGCGACTGACGGCCGATCTCGGCACCCGGGTGGAGGTGCCTTTAGTGCCGGCGACTGTGATACACGGCACGGCCATCGAGACGCTGATGCCGGTCTTC from Candidatus Macondimonas diazotrophica encodes:
- a CDS encoding type II toxin-antitoxin system CcdA family antitoxin codes for the protein MATSDDHQTARRPANRSIYADLLAKVRDLKINLTATLEQALVERLRQRQREQWLAANRDAFDASNQKVETRGLRR